Within the Glycine max cultivar Williams 82 chromosome 12, Glycine_max_v4.0, whole genome shotgun sequence genome, the region aatttgtttaattatcaaattttcttataactaacaaatttaatattttttaaatttgatttcaatcattatcttaaactaacaatcttatcatattttaaattttaaatattggtttcaatatcttttataactacaaaatcaaatatatttttaaatttaatttcaatcgttatcttaaactaacaattttatcatattttaaattttggttttcatatttcttataactaaccaatttaatatatttttaaatttaattccaatcattatcttaaactatcaatcttatcatattttaaattttaaattttggtttcaatgtaTTTTATAACtactaaatcaaatatatttttaaatttgatttcaatcgttatcttaaactaacaatcttataatattttaaatgttggtttcaatattttttataactattaaatcaaatatatttttaaatttgatttcaatcattatcttaaactaaaaatcttatcatattttaaattttaaattttggtttcataatttttatagcTAACAgatttattgtacaattaaaaattatgtttcaatatttttatagcaCAAGGATCATAGAGACACGGGAAgcggaggaagaagaagaaccacAAGGAACAATTATGAACACGGACGGTGACATGAAGAAGAAGCACCGTAGGAAGAGGAAGACGAACAAGAAGTGGCAGAAGAAGACcgtaggaagaggaagaagtagATGAATGGGTCAGTGGTGGTCGTAGGAATaggaacaagaagaagaaggatgcATGCGATGACCGcagaaacaagaacaacaagaAGAAGGTCGTATGgacaaaattgtaattttatttatattattaggaTGAAGGACATTTTTACCATTTCATCCTACGTGTTGGGTGTCCCAGCAAAAATGCTGAGTACACCAAGTAACAGTATGATGTACTAATGTAAAAATGTGTTGTGTTTGACAATGGGACCAGAGCCCAAACTTACTACCCTGATCAAAGCTACATAAGaaggaaattgctatttgcaccatTTAGTTTCCTAAGTACACCCCATCCCTTccctttagtttttaattatattcgcTGTATCGTTAttccttcaaaataaaaataaagttagaaaataaataaaattgccacgagataaaccaaaataaaaagtacCTATTCTGGAATATAGTTCTGGAAGTTATTTTGTTTGAGCTAAAATTGGTTGGATCCAATCTTTAATTATTGGATGTGCAAGAGGGGGAAGCTTTTGCTCTTTTACAATAGATGTTGACATGTTGTGGCTCGTTGAACTTGTATACAATCTGTTATCTTTGAGACATAAAGATTGTAAGTTgcttgttttgtgcagaagataAATTCTCAGAATGTGGAGTTCTTGTTAATCATATTAACCATTAGGGAGCTGCTTGGAGCTAATATTGGCTTTAAAATTCAATATGTTAGAAGATACATGATTACGTATCCTAGCTATGACATCGATCATCAACTCTAGTCATCACATTTTTTCTTGTATTCCACGGTGTATTTACAACTCCCTTGCTATGAagatgaattgattttattgtAATTCAACCCTTCTTGTTTGTGCATATTTGTAACTCGTccagagaaatttttttatttattttgaacaactaattaatttaaatataaaattcagtattataaatattttcatacttGTTGTGATTTTCTatcaaaaactatttttcaaacaatcaaatgaaatatatcattttaacaTTAATCTTTATCTAAGATATCCAActataaaatttattcttataatcaattatatattaatcaataatttcactattaaaataatatattttgttgttaGTAATACAAATACATTTTCGGTCAATAAAGAActatattatttatgtaatatttttattatagaatctataatattatttttcctctatctctttttattatgtcaattgttttttattcaGAGTTTCAATTATCCATAATTGAAAGACAGGACTAAAAAcaaattactataaaaaaaccCTCTATAATATATAgagttacaaaaaatattaacataaagaaataaaatactacTTATAGTTATTGAAAtcacctattttttattttttcaagaaatagttattgaatttaattatatatataaaaacataaacaaattttatacaataacGGAAAACTTGTTAAGCAAGGTATACATTTAGAAGAGGTGCTACGAACGAGTTGGAATACCTAGTCAGTCAGTTGTTACACACAATAGTCAGTTCGTTACAAACACAAACGCCGGCCTCACCCTTCCTTACTCTCCGTTTCTCAATCTCGCCGCCGGCGGAACTGCTTCATCTCTCCGGGGAACGCAACCGAATTCTTTTCCAATGACAGAGAATCTGAAAGCGCCGAAGCTTCCCGTCGAAGGAAAGCGCAACATTCTCATCACCAGTGCCTTGCCTTACGTCAACAATGTTCCTCACCTCGGCAACATCATTGGATGTACGTTTCATTCCTTCattcaatttgaatttaatcGATTTAAATCCATGATTCAATCTGTGTATTTATCTTGCGTGCGTTGCCGAGGGATTAAAGTATTGGTTTGATTTTGTTTAGGCGTGTTGAGTGCTGATGTGTTTGCTCGCTACTGTCGGCTTCGCGGTTATAACGCTATTTACATCTGCGGTACTGATGAGTATGGAACCGCCACTGAGACTAAAGCCATGGAAGAAAACTGCTCTCCCAAAGAGATTTGTGACAAGTATATGTGTTTcaactttttaacttttttatttatttaatctgaGCTGTATATTCTCGCTTACTTAGTataatgattataattatattcaaatgatcttattatttaatgatGTGGTGGACTAGGTTTGTCTTTTGTTTCACACTGATTCATTCCTTGGGAGCGAAGTTTCATTAACACTCTCAATTCTTTGTGTATTTGTAGATACCATGCTATTCATAAGGAGGTCTACAATTGGTTCAATATAAGTTTTGATGAATTTGGGCGGACGTCATCCCCTGAGCAAACTGAAGTTTGCCAAGCAATTTTCAGAAAGATATTCGAAAACAAGTGGCTATCCGAGAACACAATGCAGCAGGTTCTTTGGCCAAActgtatttatttcttattttgttggTGTGGTCATTCTCTCCTTGGTTGAAAGTTGAAGGATAGTTTCCTGATGTCAAATATTTTCAAGGATGTTATTATTATACTTTGCTTTACTTAAATGCCTATTGTATTTCAGCTTTACTGCAACACCTGTGAAAGGTTCTTGGCTGATAGGCTTGTGGAGGGAACCTGCCCGACTCCTGGCTGCGAGTATGATTCTGCCCGAGGAGACCAGTGTGAGAAGTGTGGAAAGCTTCTAAATCCAACAGAATTGAAAAATCCCGGATGCAAGGTTTAATCTTTCTACTAAATTTTAACTCTATGTTTTGCTGGTTGATTAATTAATGGTTTCATTCCAATTTGTGGAAGCATTTGTTGTGATTCTCGTTGATGATCTTTCTGAATTGAATGGATTTCCGAGTTGGAGTTTTTAATAGCTCTGGGTTTCATACTTTCATTGCACAACCCCATTCCTTaacttttgttttccctttgctGAGTTtccttggttctttttatacttttttgttttaatcatgCTTTCTGGAGCACACacgtttatttatttgtaatgtTCTAGTACAATTATGGTTGTGTTGAGGTAGATGAAAGTTGATAACTTCTTAGATGAGATTTTTGACATCTGTAACAGGTTTGTCAGAAAACTCCTCGTATTCGTGATACAGATCACTTGTTTCTTGAACTCCCCctattgaaagatagattggaAAAATACATCAGTGAGATGTCTGTGGTTGGTGGATGGAGTCAAAATGCTATCCAAACAACAAATTCATGGCTTAGAGAAGGGTTAAAGCCACGCTGTATTACAAGGGATCTAAAGTGGGGGGTTCCGGTTCCACATGAAAAATACAGTGACAAGGTCAGTTTTTCGATTgactttttcaaaattttagttgttttcattttttaaatttatgtgctCTATACTGGAAGGTTTTCTATGTATGGTTTGATGCACCTATTGGATATGTCTCAATCACTTCGTGCTACACACGTGATTGGGAGAAATGGTGGAAAAACCCAGAGAATGTGGAGCTGTATCAGTTTATGGGCAAGGACAATGTGCCATTCCATACTGTAAGTTGGTGTCTTTATACAATTTGAGGATTTTTATGCTCTTATGTTTACTTGGGACGATTTATGTCAGTATCTTGTTTTCTATCATTTTCCATCACTGATCTTTAATTCTCCAGCTGAGTTAAAAGTTCTTTGTAATCTGATGGAATTTATTCTTCAGGTGATGTTTCCATCTACTCTACTTGGAACTAGTGAAAATTGGACTTTAATGAAGACTATTAGTGTTACTGAATACTTGAATTATGAAGCAGGTTAGTTATCTGAGTTGCAATGGTTTCGGTCAGCTAGTTTTGATAAACTTCTCAAAAAGCACTTATAGATGAGagaataaaatgaatgaaagaggtaaaataaattattatttttgcacaagttaaaatcaacttatgtcTTATGTAcctgaattttttaaaaccatCCTCATTTCATTTGTCcataatcacttaaaaacttGTATGGGTTTATTTTTTGAGTTGGGAATCAAATACTTATCTAAATTGAACAGCTCACATGGGTTACAAGTTAATCCAAAAAGGGCCTAATGATGCATATAACCAGACGGGTGACTTTCTTTGGAAGTAAACTGATAATTATTGACATTTGGACATTATGAAGTAACTAAATTTTactgaaaaattatttgtagGGAAGTTTTCTAAGAGCAAAGGTATCGGAGTTTTTGGTAATGATGCGAAAGATACTAATATTCCAGTTGAAGTATGGAGATATTACTTGCTCACTAATAGGCCGGAGGTAATTCTATTTTAAACATACTTTATCAATTCTATTTTACCTGTCTTGTCTCTTGTGAAACATTAATGGATATTCTATTCTCTTCCCATTTATTGAATCTTTGAATGGATTTTGCGTTGTAGGTATCAGATACGTTATTTACGTGGTCGGACTTGCAAGCTAAATTAAATAGTGAGTTATTGAATAATTTGGGCAACTTTATCAACCGAGTTTTGAGTTTTATTGCCAAACCTGCAGGTTGGTCAAACTCTTTCATCATTTTTATCTTCAAGTGTCTACTGATTAGCTGCTACAAATCCTGAGAAATTACATTCATTAGTATTGTGACTTTATATATTTTGACTATTGAtaaatagttttcttttttcaccGCCTTTAGAACGTGTAATGATCTATACCTATTACTTTCTTCAATATTCCACTGTTTATTTCATTTGCTGCTTCTTCCTGTTATTTGATACACACATTACTTTGTGCTGTGAAGGGCAAGGATATGATTCCATTATCCCCTCTGTTCCTGATGATGTAAGTGGTGACTCCCATGGTCCGACCAAAAAATTGGCTGATAAAGTTGCTGCATATATAGACCAATACATAGAAGCAATGGAGAAGGTAATTTATCACCCTTTTGAAACAACATGATTTGCTAAATTTAATCACTAGAGTGCATggtcttttattttaatctaattattATCAGTTTGATGGAATTTCCTTTTGCAATATGTTAAGGTTAAACTAAAGCAAGGGTTGAAAGTCGCAATGAGCATATCCAGCGAGGGAAATGCATATCTGCAGGTAACTTTGGAGCTGCTATGTTTGGTTCCCCCCAACAGCATATtcactttttatattatattcttgCTAAATGGCTGCCTACGTTCTGAATCCTTTTGCAATTAAATTTATAGGAAGCTGAATTCTGGCGCCTCTACAAGGAAAACAAATCTCTCTGCTCCCTTGTCATGAAAACTGCAGCTGGGATTGTATATCTTCTTGCTTGTTTGTTAGAACCTTTTATTCCATCTTTCACTCTTGAAGTAAGTTAACTTCCCTGTGTATCCATATTGCACTTGCGACAGTACGTTTTAAGTTTGGTTAGTTATTCCAAGACATTCTCATTCTCAGTACTTGTCTGTTTTC harbors:
- the LOC100786507 gene encoding probable methionine--tRNA ligase; protein product: MTENLKAPKLPVEGKRNILITSALPYVNNVPHLGNIIGCVLSADVFARYCRLRGYNAIYICGTDEYGTATETKAMEENCSPKEICDKYHAIHKEVYNWFNISFDEFGRTSSPEQTEVCQAIFRKIFENKWLSENTMQQLYCNTCERFLADRLVEGTCPTPGCEYDSARGDQCEKCGKLLNPTELKNPGCKVCQKTPRIRDTDHLFLELPLLKDRLEKYISEMSVVGGWSQNAIQTTNSWLREGLKPRCITRDLKWGVPVPHEKYSDKVFYVWFDAPIGYVSITSCYTRDWEKWWKNPENVELYQFMGKDNVPFHTVMFPSTLLGTSENWTLMKTISVTEYLNYEAGKFSKSKGIGVFGNDAKDTNIPVEVWRYYLLTNRPEVSDTLFTWSDLQAKLNSELLNNLGNFINRVLSFIAKPAGQGYDSIIPSVPDDVSGDSHGPTKKLADKVAAYIDQYIEAMEKVKLKQGLKVAMSISSEGNAYLQEAEFWRLYKENKSLCSLVMKTAAGIVYLLACLLEPFIPSFTLEVFKQLNLPVDTHVSLCDDKGDIDRVKRPWDIISASHKIGTPKPLFRELKDEEVKFYRKKFAGSQADRIVRAEAEAQNVAEQLKKTKVSDGNVKKKPAKSLNEVKNKAESF